The Intrasporangium calvum DSM 43043 sequence CCGACGCTGTGCCGCTCCACCGAAGGACCCTCCACCGCATGGATCTCGTCAAGCAGGACGCCCTGATCACGCATGTCCGGGAGCGGGGCGGCCACGAGACCCAGGTGGCCGTCACCCTCGAGCAGTTCTTCGACGGCAACGACTGTGAGTGGTGCATCGCCCCGAACCGGTCCGAGGACCTCACCCTCGGCGACGTCCGCCGCGCCCTCGTCGAGCTGCGCGGGCACCCGGACGTCCACGACGTGCTCGTCGAGCTGGACCAGCTCGAGTTCGGGACCTACCCGGACGACGAGTGGCCGTACGCGAGCGGAGCCGCCGTCATCACGACCCTCATGCCGGACGAGGTCGACGCGTTGCTCCTGGAGGTGGAGGTCGACCCGAGCGGGGGGCCGGCCTCCAGCCTCGACTGGCTCGTCGACGCGCCGGCCATCCCGGCGGGGCACCACTACGTCGGCGTGTGGTGGAGCTGACGAGGTCAGGGGCGATCTTGGCGGCGGCGTGGATGTGCTGGAGGGCCCCACGGCTCAGCAGCACTGCCGTCGTTCCGGGAGTGACGCTGAGCAGGTAGCGAACCGTGTGCGTGTTGCTCGTCCCGGGCGGCCCGTAGAGCAGGACCCCGCGCTTGAGGTGCTGCCCGTGCCGCTGGAGCCGAGCGCGCTGCCGCCCGATGCCGACGACGTGGTGCTCGATGCGGTCGAGCGTCCCCGTCGGGAGGACGATGTCGGCCGCGGTGAGGTCGGGGCGCTCGAGGAAGGTGGCCCCGGCCAGTCCCGGGCCGTACGGGTCAGCGGCGAGGGTGATCACCTGGCCACGCAGGATGCTGCGCTCGTCCATCAGTGCGCGCAGGCGAGCCACGACCCGCTCCGCCCGCTCGCGCTCCGGAGCCAGGACCTCGAGGACCGCGGCCTCGCGACCGACGTGCGGGTTGCGACCCAGGATCCGAACGGCGACCGGCAACTCGTCGTGGCGGAAGAGGCGGATCCCCGAGCTGATCACCTGTCTCGTGTCCTCCGGGCGCGGCCCCGTGTCCAGCCGGAGGTAGTCGACCTGCCCCACGGGGACCCGGCCCGGCCCGTGCTGCCCGCTCTGGAGCAGGTCGCCGAGCGTGAAGTGGTGGCGCATGTCCCCGCCACCGATCCCGATGAGCTGCGCCCCGGGGTCGGGCTGCGCCAGCTCCTCCAGGGCGATGTCGGCGTCGACGAGCCGGTGCTGCGGGACCTCCTCGGTGACGACGGCGAGCCCTTCTGCGGCCATCCCGAGGTGCGCCGTCAGGACCTCGACCAAGGGCGTGCCTCCCGAGTCCGGGGGGCCGAGCTCGAGGTCCATCCGCCGGAGCACCCCTTGGAGCTGCCGCATGAACTCGAGGACCTCGCCGTCCCCGCCGAACCCCTGTCCCGTCATGTCGCCCAACCCAGGCCGACCCGGAGACCGCGGAAAGGGCTGGGAGCGAGCTGGGCGGCATACGACATCGACGCCGGTCAGCGGCACTGCGCGCGGTAGCCTCCCTACGTGCTGCTCTCAGACAAGGACATCCGGGCCGAGGTCGACGGCGGGCGGGTCGTGCTCGACCCCTGGGACCCGGCGATGATCCAGCCCTCGAGCATCGACGTGCGGCTCGACAAGTACTTCCGGCTCTTCGACAACCACAAGTACCCCTACATCGACCCCGCCCAGGAGCAGCCCGACCTGACGCGCCTCGTCGAGGTCGGGCCGGACGAGGACGGCTTCGTCCTGCACCCGGGTGAGTTCGTGCTCGGGTCGACGTGGGAGAAGGTGACCCTCCCCGACGACCTCGCCGCGCGCGTCGAGGGCAAGTCCTCGCTCGGCCGGCTCGGGCTGCTGACGCACGCCACGGCGGGCTTCGTCGACCCCGGCTTCTCGGGCCACGTGACGCTCGAGCTGTCCAATGTGGCGACCCTGCCGATCATGCTCTACCCGGGGATGAAGATCGGGCAGCTCGCGTTCTTCCGGCTCAGCTCGCCAGCCGAGAACCCTTACGGGTCAGGCGTGTACGGCTCGCACTACCAAGGTCAGCGCGGGCCCACCGCCTCCCGCTCCTTCCAGAACTTCCACCGCACCCGGGTGTGAGCGCCGTCCCGACACCAGGCCGTATGCCGCTCGCCTCCTTGGCGTGGGACGCGCGGCCCGCGCGGGCCGGGGCGGTCGCGCTCGTCCTGCACGGGGGAGCGGTCGACGGGCGCGAGCCCAACCACCCGTGGTCGCACAACGTGGCCCGGCTCGTGCCGTTCGCCCGGGCCCTGCGGAAGGTCCCCGGTCCGCTCGCCGTGGCCCGACTGCGGTTCCGATACCGCGGCTGGAACGGCGCCGAGGCGTCACCGGTGGAGGACGCCCGGTGGGCGCTGGCGCAGATCCGCGCCGACTACCCCGACGCGCCGGTCGCCCTGGTCGGCCACTCCATGGGAGGGCGTACGGCCCTGACCGTCGCCGACGAGGACAACGTGCGACTCGTCGTCGGCCTCTCGCCCTGGATCGAGCGCGGTGACCCGGTTCCGCGCGACGGACGGAAGACCGTCCTCATCCACGGTGACCGAGACATCATCACGCCGCTGTCCGCGTCGCGCCGGATCGTCGAGGGGCTGCTCGACGACGGGCGTGACGCGACCCTGATCCGCGTCGCGCGCGGCGACCACGCGATGCTCGTGCGGGCGGGCCTGTGGAGCACCCTCGTCGTGGACATCGTCGGATCGACGTTCGCCCGAGAGCTCGGGGGCTGGTCCGAGCCGCGGTCCGGGCCGATCGGCGCGGTCGTCGCGCGCGCGGTGCACGGCAGCGGTGGCATCCTCGACATCTGACGGCAGCGCGCCCCTGCCGCCGGATCGCCTCTCGCAGCATGGTTGGTCAGAGGTATTCAGCGACTCCCTGTGGTCGACCATCACCTCGAACGACGGTTCCTCGAAGTCGGCCACTCGGTTTCCCCGGCCGTGTCGCACCCGGTCGGTAGGTTGGGCGGCATGATCCGCTTCGAGCGCGTCACCAAGACCTACGGTGCCGGCACCGCCGGGGCGACGACCGCGGTCGACGACCTCACGCTCGAGGCCCCCACCGGCCGGATCACCGTCCTCGTCGGCCCGTCGGGCTGCGGCAAGACGACGACGCTGCGGATGGTCAACCGGATGATCACGCCGACGTCCGGCACCATCACGATCGACGGTCGGGACACTGCCGCTCTCGACGTCGCCGAGCTGCGCCGCAACATCGGCTACGTGATCCAGCATGCCGGGCTCTTCCCGCACCGCACCGTCGTCGACAACGTCGCGACCGTGCCCCGCCTCCTCGGTGTCGACCGGCGCACCGCCCGAGCCCGGGCGATGGAGCTCATCGAGCGGGTCGGTCTGGACCCCAGCCTCGCCCGGCGCTACCCGGCCCAGCTGTCCGGCGGGCAGCAGCAGCGTGTCGGCGTCGCCCGTGCGCTCGCTGCCGACCCGCCCGTCATGCTCATGGATGAGCCCTTCTCCGCCGTCGACCCGGTCGTGCGCGAGCAGCTGCAGAACGAGTTCCTCCGGTTGCAGTCCGACCTCGGCAAGACGATCCTCTTCGTCACGCACGACATCGACGAGGCGATCAAGCTCGGCGACCAAGTGGCGGTCCTGCGCGTCGGCGGCGTATTGGCCCAGCTCGACACGCCCGCTCGCCTCCTCGCCGACCCGGTCGACGACTTCGTCGCCGAGTTCGTCGGGCGCGACCGCGGCTACCGGGCCCTCGCCTTCGAGGACGCGCCGGAGCTTGCCCTGACCACCGAGCCGACGACCCGTCTCGGCGCGCCCGGCGACGAGGTGCGGGCGATCGGCCAGCCCTGGGTGCTCGCCCTCGGCGCTGACGGCGACCCGGTCGGCTGGGTGCGGGCCGACGCCGTGACGACCACCGTCGACGCCACGCTCCTCCACCGAGGCGGCACCGTCGCCCGGTCCGACGGCTCTCTCCGCGCGCTCCTCGACGCGGCCCTCAGCTCCCCCAGCGGTCGCGGCGTCGTCGCCGACCGTGACGGCCGCTTCCTCGGCACCATCCTCGCGTCGCAGGTGGTGCCCGCCATCGAGGCCCGTCGTGAGCACAAGGAGGTTCCGGCCTCGTGAGCTGGGCCCTCGACCACCTCGGCGAGATCCTCTCGCGCGCAGGTCAACACGCCTGGCTCGCCGGGATCCCCTTGGTGCTCGGGCTGCTCATCGCGCTGCCGCTCGGCTGGCTCGCCGCGCGCAAGGCGTGGCTCAAGGGGCCGCTGCTGAGCGGCACCGGCCTGCTCTACACGATCCCGTCGCTGGCGCTGTTCATCCTCCTGCCGAGCATCCTCAAACGCGGCATCCTCGACCCGGTCAACGTCATCGTCGCCATGACGATCTACACCGTGGCGTTGCTGACGCGAACGGTGGCGGACGCGCTGTCGAGCGTCGACCCGTCCACCCGGGCGGCCGCCACGGCGATGGGCTACGGCGGCTTCGCCCGCTTCCGTGCCGTCGACCTGCCCCTCGCCGTCCCGGTGCTCGCGGCCGGCCTGCGCGTCGCCGCCGTGAGCAACGTCAGCATCGTCAGCGTGGCCTCGCTCATCGGCGTCAACCAGCTCGGCTACTTCCTCACCAACGGCTATGCGCGCAGCTTCGCCACCGAGGTGTGGGTCGGCATCATCGCGTGCGTCGCGCTCGCCGTCGTCTTCGACGTGGCCATCCACGGGATCGCCCGCCTGCTCACGCCCTGGGCTCGAGCGGCGGAGGCGAGGTCATGATCGACGACCTGGTCACCTGGCTGCAGGACCCGGCCCACTGGAGCGGGCCCGACGGCGTGCCGGCGCGGCTCAGTGAGCACGTGGTGTACACGGCGGTCACGGTCCTCGTCGCCGTGGTGCTCGCCGTGCCGCTCGGGGCGTGGGTCGGGCACACCGGGCGCGGGCGCTGGCTCGTGACCGGCGCCAACGCGCTGCGCGCCGTCCCGAGCCTCGGGCTCCTCTTCGCCATCTCGATGCTCGTCGGGCCGCTCATCCAGAGCAGCCTCGCCTTCACCCTGCCGAGCATCATCGTCCTCGTCATCCTCGCCATCCCGCCGCTGTTGTCCGGCAGCTACGCCGGTGTCGAGAGCGTCGACCCCGCCGCCCGGGACGCAGCGCGCGGCATGGGCATGCGTGGTCCCCAGGTCCTGGCCCAGGTCGAGCTGCCCATCGCCATGCCGCTCCTCCTCTCCGGGCTGCGGTCCGCCACCCTGCAGGTCATCGCCACGGCGACGATCGCGGCGTCGATCAGCCTCGGCGGGCTGGGTCGCTACCTCATCGACGGGCTGGCCGCCCGGGACCTGTCCCAGATGGTGGCGGGGTCCGTCCTCGTGGCCCTGCTCGCGCTGTTCACCGACGGGGCGCTTGCTCTCGTCCAACGTTTCCTCGTCTCGCCGGGAATCTCCGGCAGACGCACCCGTGTTGGACCTACCGACGTCGCCCGGATCGGCT is a genomic window containing:
- a CDS encoding ABC transporter permease, with protein sequence MIDDLVTWLQDPAHWSGPDGVPARLSEHVVYTAVTVLVAVVLAVPLGAWVGHTGRGRWLVTGANALRAVPSLGLLFAISMLVGPLIQSSLAFTLPSIIVLVILAIPPLLSGSYAGVESVDPAARDAARGMGMRGPQVLAQVELPIAMPLLLSGLRSATLQVIATATIAASISLGGLGRYLIDGLAARDLSQMVAGSVLVALLALFTDGALALVQRFLVSPGISGRRTRVGPTDVARIGSPRAGVSSTPRGTSPAVSPNGSD
- a CDS encoding ABC transporter permease, which translates into the protein MSWALDHLGEILSRAGQHAWLAGIPLVLGLLIALPLGWLAARKAWLKGPLLSGTGLLYTIPSLALFILLPSILKRGILDPVNVIVAMTIYTVALLTRTVADALSSVDPSTRAAATAMGYGGFARFRAVDLPLAVPVLAAGLRVAAVSNVSIVSVASLIGVNQLGYFLTNGYARSFATEVWVGIIACVALAVVFDVAIHGIARLLTPWARAAEARS
- a CDS encoding ABC transporter ATP-binding protein, with amino-acid sequence MIRFERVTKTYGAGTAGATTAVDDLTLEAPTGRITVLVGPSGCGKTTTLRMVNRMITPTSGTITIDGRDTAALDVAELRRNIGYVIQHAGLFPHRTVVDNVATVPRLLGVDRRTARARAMELIERVGLDPSLARRYPAQLSGGQQQRVGVARALAADPPVMLMDEPFSAVDPVVREQLQNEFLRLQSDLGKTILFVTHDIDEAIKLGDQVAVLRVGGVLAQLDTPARLLADPVDDFVAEFVGRDRGYRALAFEDAPELALTTEPTTRLGAPGDEVRAIGQPWVLALGADGDPVGWVRADAVTTTVDATLLHRGGTVARSDGSLRALLDAALSSPSGRGVVADRDGRFLGTILASQVVPAIEARREHKEVPAS
- the dcd gene encoding dCTP deaminase, whose translation is MLLSDKDIRAEVDGGRVVLDPWDPAMIQPSSIDVRLDKYFRLFDNHKYPYIDPAQEQPDLTRLVEVGPDEDGFVLHPGEFVLGSTWEKVTLPDDLAARVEGKSSLGRLGLLTHATAGFVDPGFSGHVTLELSNVATLPIMLYPGMKIGQLAFFRLSSPAENPYGSGVYGSHYQGQRGPTASRSFQNFHRTRV
- a CDS encoding alpha/beta fold hydrolase, with translation MPLASLAWDARPARAGAVALVLHGGAVDGREPNHPWSHNVARLVPFARALRKVPGPLAVARLRFRYRGWNGAEASPVEDARWALAQIRADYPDAPVALVGHSMGGRTALTVADEDNVRLVVGLSPWIERGDPVPRDGRKTVLIHGDRDIITPLSASRRIVEGLLDDGRDATLIRVARGDHAMLVRAGLWSTLVVDIVGSTFARELGGWSEPRSGPIGAVVARAVHGSGGILDI